GCGGGCGAGGTGGGTGAGGAATTGGTCGATGAAGTCGTCGACCGTACCTGTCCGACGAAGCTGAGCGAGCTCGCTGAGGGGGTTGCTACGGATAGAGGGCCCGAAGCGACGATTGATGGCCTGAACTAACTCCGGCCACGATGGAATGCCACGGTTGCGCTCCAGCCGAAAGTACCATCGGGCGGCTGCCTCGTGCAGGTAGAAGGACGCTGTCTAGGTCTTGTTCGCCTGCAGGGTGCGATAGGCGAGGAAGCACTGATCGCACTTGTGCAGCCAGATCGCCGGATCGTCCTTGCCGTAGTAGTCGAGAAACTTGAGCTTGTGTGCTGGAGATGGATTGGGGGGGGGTGTCAGATCCAGATGCCTCGAACTGGTTGGCGGGGAACTTCTCCAGGACCTTGGTTTGGATCCGGTTGATGGCGACGTCCAGCgcagagtactggttcttgactTGGCCGATCTCATGGGTGTTGAGCTCGACTGCGCGGAGGAGGTTGTCGAGCTTGGTGCTGATGTCCGCCGGAATCTGATCGTCAGCCATGGCGGACAGGGGTGCTGCCGGGTGAGGGAAGTCTCGGCCCGACGGCTGGCTGGAAGATTGGCGGATGGGGTGCGCAGGGGAGGTTTGGCGGCTACGGCTGGTGGCGCAGGATGGAGTACGCTGGGGGTTTTGGCGGCTAGGGCTGGTGGTGGGTTGGAGGCGCAGGATCAAAGGATCGTGATACCAAATGATATGGGGGATAGCTGAATTAGGGTAACCCGCCCTCACGTTGGAGGCGGGAGGATTACAATTCTCCTAAAAAAGTCTCAAACTTCTAAAGAAATTACTTCCTATAATTAAGATACATGACCAATCACGCGTTTTTCTTCGTCCTCCTCTCATACTTGCAGCCCACAAAAGAGTCCACAACAAAAGATTCCACACCACTTCACAGTAAGGTTATCATATGCTTTctataaaaaaacaaatatttTCATGCTGCTAAGGAACAGAAATTCTGCTCTAAAATGAGATCCACAGAGAGAAGAGTGCTACAACAATACAGTGTCAAATCTAATTAGAAAGAAAGATAAGTAGAGTGGCAGTTACGTTGTTGCAAGGAAgagcaaatatttttttttaaaagtagATATTTGTTCTGACGAAAATTCATGCAATCATCAGATCATAGACCAGGTTCTACTTCATCTTGGATATTGATCTCTCCATGGAAAGACCATGTCTCATTGCTTTTGGGAAGTGGAGGCCTGAAATTTCATATAGGATGTTAGCACCGAAGAAGGATAGCATAAACTTTGTGATTCTACTGGTATTAGGCATTTATGTAAAAAACAAAGTTGTATTTTACATCTATGGTAAAAAGTTTTGATAGAATCTGGTTTGAACCGTAAAGAAGGAATGTCATTGGgcgtaaaaaaaattaaagagaTGAAAACATTTAGACACTGTGTTTAACATGCTTCTCTAGAAATGCTCAATGTAACcaatgaagttttttttttgtttcgtttTCAGCCTTGCAAAAGAAAAGAGGGGAAACATTTCTTGAATACATAAGACAACATAATAAAATTAGATGATCTGAAGAAAGATCATTGATCTGACGATGTCTGAATTGTTCATACCTGGTCAAAAATTGGTACACGTTTCCCATTGAGCTTTTGAACAATATCAACTATGGAAGGTCTTTTGTTCCGATCAGCCTCCACACACTTCAGCCCAATTACAATGCATGCATTTACTTGCTGGAGGCCATTTGCATCTAGTGATGGGTACTTGTGTATTATTTTCTCATTGGTGTTCCAATTCTCATGTACCTGCAGAGTTGGATTTAATCCTGAATGTATTAAatgaatacaaggaaacaaTCTAAAAGCCAATGTTTTGAATTTCGAGTAATCAAGTAATGCTGTCTTACATTGGTAACAAAGTTTCTTGCAGATCTGTCTTCAGAATATCCACAGTTCTTCTCTCCAGTAGTGATCTCAAGAATAAGCATGCCTAAACTATATATGTCTGACATGGTGGAGATTTCACCTCTGTATAGATATTCTGGAGCCATGTACCCACTGCAAGAGTTTATCAAAGAATCAAACACATTTTAATTTATACCAATCGGAAGGAATAATCATCCTTTGCAGTTTATTTTGGCTTACTTATATCCCTTAACATTGACTGTGTACATTCTGGTCTGCTCTTGGCCAAAGAGTCTTGAGAGACCAAAATCGGCAATCTTTGGCACCCAGTTATCATCCAACCATATTGAGCTAGGCACAAGGTTCATATGAACAAGGGGCCCATCCAATTCCTTGTGAAGGAAATGTAAACCATGGCAGATCCCATTAATTATTTTGAATCGTGTGTTCCAGTTCATTGAGGTAGTGTCCGCTGAAGAAGTAAGAAGTAAAGATCATAAGTATTCTAAGATAATATTGTCCAAAAGTGTGTACTTACATTAGTGGCAATAAAATGAACATAAAAAATAAGAATCATTATGTATGACACATTTGTTTACAACTCAAGTATTAATAGTACTGAAAGAAGAAAAATGTGTGGGATAGGGCATTGCATACCATAAAGATGCTTGTCAAGACTTCCCTTTGGTAGATATTTGTAGCAAAGACAGCTTTCAATGACGTCTACGATCACATATCTCCCATTATGCTGAACTACTTTCTTCTGCGCTTCATGGCAGAAGCTAACCAGCTCTACTACATTTCTGTGTTTCAGTGCCATAAGATTTGTAACCTCAGCTTCAAATGTTTTGCCAGCCGGCACTGGTGAGTTCTCAGCAAGCCTCTTCACAGCAATCATGCGGTTCCCTTCTGTCTCTGGAAGAACACCCTGTTAATTTAACCTCCTCCATGGATCATTAGTACAAGGGTTTTGTATCCAAGAATTTGATGTTTAAATGTTAGGGCCTAATCATTTACCTTGTAAACAATTCCAAATACAGAGCGGCCAAGTTCTCGCTCAGAATTAAAATCGgcggtaatttccttcataaACGTCGCTGGTAGGTTTGTCGGTAATGTACTCGCAAGACTCTCCTGGGTCTGCAGGCTCGTCATTTCTGATGATTGGAGTAGCTATGGATCTGAACTGCTACAAATCGAGGCTTCTACTGTACCCAAACAAGCAAGAAAGTTTTCTTAACTACACATGCATACATATAGCAAGATCATGATTGTTCTTAAAACATTAGAAATCAATCacgcttcttttcttttcgattCATGAAGGCGTAACACTGAATAGCACAAGTATGATTGTACCAAGTGAAAATAACTTGAGAAATAAACAGATTATTAGAAGCACTGACCTGGAGAAGAACTCTTGAAGGATCCTAGCTGCAGGGATGGATCTTGGAGGAGCGTACAGGGGGATAAGGGTGTGAGATGAGTGCCTCCATTATTGCTCCAAAGAATATAAGAAGCAGACAGGCTAGGGACCAACCGCGTGAAGCAAAGACAAGTTGGCCTGACCAAAGCTTGCCCTGACCCATGAGATTCTGACAGCGTGTGGTCACGCGCTTGGAAAAAGCTGGGCAAGTACTAAGGAACTTCCATTGCTATGCACACTCATCTGAACATCCCCCGTGAGGGCCCAAAGAAAGGCATTTGCAAAATGCACGCCTGTTTAGTGAAAAGTATGGTGATACACGTTGCAGGCGGCTGATTAGTTAGCGCTAGAACGAAATCAAGTGTCTTTTATCAAGTCTGTACTTGAAAAATATACGAGGGAATATTTTGAGAGAAGCCGCATATCAATATTTCCCAAGTGGCCAAGTCTGTTTACTGCAGCTCTTTCACTAAACTGCCGCCTCAATTTTCCTTTTTATACTCCAATGGATAACACCCATTAAGATTTGTAGAGATGGTATTATATACTGTAGACACCAATTGTTTTGAAGAGAAGCCTGCAACCAGTTATTACAGAAACCATGAACAGAAAATGTACACACGAAACCATGGAGAAACGTTAGATACTTAAATGCCATTGATAGTACCCAATCAAATTACAGCAAcactttatttcaaaaaaaattacagcaaCA
The genomic region above belongs to Panicum virgatum strain AP13 chromosome 8N, P.virgatum_v5, whole genome shotgun sequence and contains:
- the LOC120684678 gene encoding cysteine-rich receptor-like protein kinase 6 isoform X1; this encodes MTSLQTQESLASTLPTNLPATFMKEITADFNSERELGRSVFGIVYKGVLPETEGNRMIAVKRLAENSPVPAGKTFEAEVTNLMALKHRNVVELVSFCHEAQKKVVQHNGRYVIVDVIESCLCYKYLPKGSLDKHLYADTTSMNWNTRFKIINGICHGLHFLHKELDGPLVHMNLVPSSIWLDDNWVPKIADFGLSRLFGQEQTRMYTVNVKGYNGYMAPEYLYRGEISTMSDIYSLGMLILEITTGEKNCGYSEDRSARNFVTNVHENWNTNEKIIHKYPSLDANGLQQVNACIVIGLKCVEADRNKRPSIVDIVQKLNGKRVPIFDQASTSQKQ
- the LOC120684678 gene encoding cysteine-rich receptor-like protein kinase 19 isoform X2; translation: MIAVKRLAENSPVPAGKTFEAEVTNLMALKHRNVVELVSFCHEAQKKVVQHNGRYVIVDVIESCLCYKYLPKGSLDKHLYADTTSMNWNTRFKIINGICHGLHFLHKELDGPLVHMNLVPSSIWLDDNWVPKIADFGLSRLFGQEQTRMYTVNVKGYNGYMAPEYLYRGEISTMSDIYSLGMLILEITTGEKNCGYSEDRSARNFVTNVHENWNTNEKIIHKYPSLDANGLQQVNACIVIGLKCVEADRNKRPSIVDIVQKLNGKRVPIFDQASTSQKQ